A genome region from Chitinophagales bacterium includes the following:
- a CDS encoding efflux RND transporter periplasmic adaptor subunit, translated as MKKIHTIVAAALVLSIVVSACGGGEAKGLAGKKKQLSEAKTQLKELQTKVAALEKEISKLDTSFHAEQKVKLVKADTLKPSEFKHFIEVQGTVDADENVLAINQMPGIVTAIYVKPGDRVTKGQVLATTDGSAYERGVEALQTGLDLATTAYEKQKRLWEQNIGSEIQYLQAKTQKETMEKQLKAQVAQLEMTKVKSPINGTVDEVRLKLGDMAAPSQAMPGIRIINTSKLTLKAKLSDAYIGRVRQGDIVNVFFPDLSKTVASKISYAGQVVNPTGRTFNVETGLSNANGELAANMLAKLLINDEVLKDVLVVPSNVVQRSAEGIYVLVAAEESGKTVARKKAVKTGSEYNGQTVITNGLNAGDRIITFGFSEVVDGQPIAF; from the coding sequence ATGAAAAAAATACACACTATTGTAGCTGCAGCACTGGTTCTTTCAATTGTAGTTTCTGCTTGTGGCGGAGGCGAAGCAAAAGGTCTTGCAGGGAAGAAAAAGCAATTGAGCGAAGCAAAAACACAGCTTAAAGAATTGCAAACAAAAGTTGCTGCCCTCGAAAAAGAAATTTCAAAATTAGATACCTCATTCCATGCCGAACAAAAAGTGAAATTGGTAAAAGCCGATACACTAAAACCATCGGAATTTAAGCACTTTATTGAAGTACAAGGAACCGTAGATGCCGATGAAAACGTATTGGCAATAAACCAAATGCCAGGCATCGTTACGGCAATATATGTAAAACCTGGAGATAGAGTAACCAAAGGCCAAGTACTTGCCACTACCGATGGCAGCGCTTACGAAAGAGGTGTAGAAGCCTTGCAAACAGGCCTAGATTTAGCTACTACCGCGTATGAAAAGCAAAAACGCCTGTGGGAACAAAATATAGGCAGCGAAATTCAATACCTCCAAGCCAAAACTCAAAAAGAAACAATGGAAAAGCAATTGAAAGCTCAAGTAGCCCAATTGGAAATGACCAAAGTAAAATCTCCCATAAACGGCACCGTAGATGAAGTGCGCCTTAAACTGGGCGATATGGCAGCGCCAAGCCAGGCAATGCCGGGAATTAGAATTATCAATACATCTAAACTTACACTTAAAGCTAAGCTAAGCGATGCCTATATTGGCAGGGTGCGCCAGGGAGATATTGTAAATGTGTTTTTCCCCGATTTAAGCAAAACAGTAGCTTCAAAAATCTCTTATGCAGGGCAAGTGGTAAACCCAACCGGAAGAACCTTTAATGTTGAAACAGGATTAAGCAATGCCAATGGCGAATTAGCTGCAAATATGCTTGCCAAACTTTTAATTAACGATGAAGTGTTGAAGGATGTTTTAGTAGTTCCTTCTAATGTGGTGCAGCGCTCAGCCGAAGGTATTTATGTATTGGTAGCAGCGGAGGAAAGCGGCAAAACCGTAGCACGTAAAAAGGCCGTTAAAACCGGCAGTGAATACAACGGGCAAACCGTAATTACCAATGGATTAAATGCGGGCGATCGCATCATTACATTCGGCTTTAGCGAAGTAGTAGATGGGCAACCAATAGCATTTTAA